GTGCAGTCTGAAACTGTGATATTGGCAGCCACTGCTCTATAAGTTCCGCTACTGACTTGTTGCTAAGCCTGTAATAATGATTACGTCCCTGAATATATATTTCCAGCCACTCCAGATTAATAAATTTTTTTATATGATATGTCGCTGTATGATTTTTTATATTAGCTGTTTTTGCCAGTTCGATTACAGTATGAAATTTTCCGTCCATAAGAAGCATAAGCATGCTTGAACATGATTTATCCGCCAGTATTCCGGCTACTTCATTTATTTTAATATTCATTGTCGACCTCCGTTAATAATAATATACAAAATTCCCGGTCTGCTGTCAAACCTGACTGTCCTTCCCCGCATTTTCAAAAGGATTTTCAGAAAATATTCCCTGAACAGAAGCCGGCAGCTAAAATATATAACAGGATTAAGGCAGTTAGCATAAGCAGTTTTACCAAAAACAACATATAACGCAGAATATTATTTATATAAATCTTCATCTTTTTTCTGATCATCACCGGCTCCATAAAAATATTGATTTGCTTTCATATATGTAAATGTGTTGTTTATCAGCTTTGAAACATCACCATTTTTGATATCCAAAGCGATATTAATCAAATGATCCATAATATATCTTACAGTTCCTGATCCTAGTGTTATGCGTCTGGCTCCGGTTTTTCTGTATGTATCAAAATCATATAATCCCGAATTTATAAGAAAATTCAGCGGTGCATCTATGTTTTTTACCAGCTGTTCTGCCTCTTTTTCATTCTCTACTCCAGGAATAAATACAGAATCAGCACCTGATTTTTTAAATATATTTCCACGCTCTGCGGCTGTCTGGAATCTCTCTTTTTCCTCTCCGATTTTCAGCCAGTAAGCACAGGTTCTTGCATTAATAACAAAATTCAAATTCAGCTCTTTCTTCAATTCAAGCAATATCTCTATTTTATTTTTCATTATTTCAATACTATCCAAAGTGCCGTCAGGTCGCCCATCTTCTATATTCAGCCCGACAACTCCGTTTTCCAGTAAAATTCTGCTGAATTCCTTAAATTCTTGCAGTGTTTCACCATATCCTCTTTCAAAATCCACGGATAAAGGTATATTTACTCTGCGTGTTATACTTTTTATAATGAAAAGCAAATCTCCAAAGCTGATTTTCTCTCCGTCGGAATAACCGAGAGAATAAGCTATTCCCGCACTGGTTGTGGCAACTGCGCCAAACCCCTGTTTCTCGAAAATATAAGCACTTCCTGCATCCCATATATTAGGCAGCAAAAACATATCTTTGCCGGTATGCAGACTTTGAAATTTATCTGCTAATTTTTTTTGTTTATCTTTTATCATATTATCCCTCCTGCTTCTTTATATTTACATACTATCATATAAAAAAATCGATGTTCATCGATATATGGAATATTTTCGATTTTTTTTGAAATATTATGTTGAATCCCTCTGTTTTCAGTTATTAAAATATTATTTTTTTTCATATTTTTTGATCTGCCAAAAAAATATACCGCAAAGAGACACAAAAAGTAACCTTACAATCCAAAAAAATCCTCCATATAAAAAAGACCAGAATCAAAATAGATTTCACACCTAAACATGAATATTATTATTCTGGTTTAGATTTCTATTTTAATCCCGGTCTTTCTTTATTAATATGTTATAAATTCCGGATCTTCGCTTGTAAGCCTGTCTTCATCTTTCATAATGAGAACCATTTTGCTGAAAAGATAGTCCAGCACCATATCTGCGGGAACTCTGCTTGTAATGTCAGCACCGTCATAATACATAGGCGTAGTCTTAAAAAACATCGAATGATCTGCTAACCTTGATAATTCATTATCAGAAAGTCCTGTAAGCGAGATTATCACGCCTTTTCTGCCTTTTGCTATTACAGCGGGACCAAGTATCCCTTTCTGCTCACCTGAAAAAGAAATAAAAAGACATATATCACTTTCTTTTATTTTATTTGCATAAAAAAGCATGGCATGCTGATCAATAAAACTTATTGCCGCTATCCCCAGAAATGTCAGCCGCATTGAAAAAATATCCGCTGAAAGCCTTGAAGGTCCCAGACCAAAAATACTGATATTCTTTTTTCCCACTATCAAAGCTGCAAGATAATCAAGCAATTCTGAATTTATCAGCTCTTTTGTCTTTACCAGATCTTTATAAAGACCGTCCTCAGAAATAGGTACATGAGAAAAATTCTTCTCCAGTTCCTCAAAGATCACATGTTTCATTTCCGAAAAACCCGTAAATCCCATTTTCTTAGACATTCTCACTATTGTATTGGGACTGCAGAAAACAGCATCAGCAAGATCTTTTATTCTCAATCCTCTTATTTTATTTGAATTTGAAATAATATATCTGAGTATCTCTTTTTCTGTTTCATTCAGATTTTTATACTTATCTCTTATAAGATTTTCTATTTTCATGAACACCTTCCAATTTTCATTTACATCATAGCTAAATATGCAGCACCAAGTATTCCCGCATCATTCCCCAGCTCTGCCTGTACTATTTTCAGACCTTCCAGTGCTGAAGGAAGTGCATATTTTTTTAGATTTTCCTTTACCCTGTCTATTAAAAAATCTCCTGCCAGACTCACTCCTCCGCCTAAAACAACTATTTCAGGATCAAGTGTATTCAAAAGATTTCCTATTCCCATTGCCAGATACTCTGCTTCGTAGTCTACTATATCAACAGAAAACTCATCTCCGGCTTTAGCTGCATCAAAGACATCTTTAGCTTCCAGTTCTCTTCCTTTTGTCATCTCATACAGCTGATTTTTTTTATTTACTATCAATCTTCCCTGAGCCTCTCTTATAAGCCCCGTAGCTGACGCATATGCTTCCCAGCATCCTTTCTGCCCGCATCCGCAGAGCTTCCCGTCTTTCACTAATTTTGTATGTCCTATTTCCCCTCCTGTACCTGTTTTACCCGAAACAAGCTGTCCGTTTACTATTATTCCTCCGCCTATACCTGTTCCTATTGCTATTCCAAGTACATTACTATGTCCTTTTCCTGCACCTTTCCACATTTCCCCGAGAGTTATTACATTTACATCATTATCAGCTCTCACTTTCAAGCCTATTCTCTTTTCGAATTCTTCTGCCAGATTCAGATTTTCAGGCCATGGAAAATTAGCAAAGAACTTCACTATTTGTGTCTGTACTACAGGCCCCGGAACTCCTATCCCTACTCCGCCTACATTTTCCAACGGTATTTCGTATTCTTTCAGATTTTCTTTCAGAATATCTGCTATTCTGTTCAGGGATATTTCATATCCGTCTATTGATTCTGTTTTTATTGTTGTAGTAAATATCTTATTCCCCTCTTTATCCACTACCCCTATTTTTGTATTTGTCCCGCCTAGATCAATCCCTACATAATAATCCATAAACGCTATCCTCCTATAAATTCTTCTAAGTTAATTAATTTTACCACTCTTTCATCTATGTAAAAATCTTCCGTTGTTTCACCATTTTCAAATTCATAAATATCAAGGACATTTTTTACAAATATTGAAAACTCGCTTACCCTGTACCTTAGTATAAGTGCCGCCTCTGCCTCACCATCCTCAGGTTTTCCGCCGCCGTATTCCGCTACAGGAATAAATCTGTTATCAAAGTGTATTACACCGGGATAATTTTTTTCCAAAGCGGGAAGTTCATAAAACTTAGCGTTATTCTTTATTTTCAATACGTATTTCAATTCTATTCCGTATAATTCTTTCCCGATTTCAAATACAAGATATTTTTTTGCCGGCTTCATTATCCCCTCTTTTCCAGAGAGTTGTTTATTTTTTCTATCTCTCTAAAAAGTGTAT
The sequence above is drawn from the Sebaldella sp. S0638 genome and encodes:
- a CDS encoding isocitrate lyase/phosphoenolpyruvate mutase family protein; this encodes MIKDKQKKLADKFQSLHTGKDMFLLPNIWDAGSAYIFEKQGFGAVATTSAGIAYSLGYSDGEKISFGDLLFIIKSITRRVNIPLSVDFERGYGETLQEFKEFSRILLENGVVGLNIEDGRPDGTLDSIEIMKNKIEILLELKKELNLNFVINARTCAYWLKIGEEKERFQTAAERGNIFKKSGADSVFIPGVENEKEAEQLVKNIDAPLNFLINSGLYDFDTYRKTGARRITLGSGTVRYIMDHLINIALDIKNGDVSKLINNTFTYMKANQYFYGAGDDQKKDEDLYK
- a CDS encoding MurR/RpiR family transcriptional regulator, giving the protein MKIENLIRDKYKNLNETEKEILRYIISNSNKIRGLRIKDLADAVFCSPNTIVRMSKKMGFTGFSEMKHVIFEELEKNFSHVPISEDGLYKDLVKTKELINSELLDYLAALIVGKKNISIFGLGPSRLSADIFSMRLTFLGIAAISFIDQHAMLFYANKIKESDICLFISFSGEQKGILGPAVIAKGRKGVIISLTGLSDNELSRLADHSMFFKTTPMYYDGADITSRVPADMVLDYLFSKMVLIMKDEDRLTSEDPEFITY
- a CDS encoding ROK family protein, whose translation is MDYYVGIDLGGTNTKIGVVDKEGNKIFTTTIKTESIDGYEISLNRIADILKENLKEYEIPLENVGGVGIGVPGPVVQTQIVKFFANFPWPENLNLAEEFEKRIGLKVRADNDVNVITLGEMWKGAGKGHSNVLGIAIGTGIGGGIIVNGQLVSGKTGTGGEIGHTKLVKDGKLCGCGQKGCWEAYASATGLIREAQGRLIVNKKNQLYEMTKGRELEAKDVFDAAKAGDEFSVDIVDYEAEYLAMGIGNLLNTLDPEIVVLGGGVSLAGDFLIDRVKENLKKYALPSALEGLKIVQAELGNDAGILGAAYLAMM
- a CDS encoding chemotaxis protein CheW yields the protein MKPAKKYLVFEIGKELYGIELKYVLKIKNNAKFYELPALEKNYPGVIHFDNRFIPVAEYGGGKPEDGEAEAALILRYRVSEFSIFVKNVLDIYEFENGETTEDFYIDERVVKLINLEEFIGG